The following are encoded in a window of Hippoglossus hippoglossus isolate fHipHip1 chromosome 23, fHipHip1.pri, whole genome shotgun sequence genomic DNA:
- the LOC117757729 gene encoding alpha-(1,3)-fucosyltransferase 9-like: protein MAQTQGSNPKRSPEQHVEAPTDGPKRIQDVEVDAEPDTLLLIWMWPFGYKFALTCDMFKYKGCRMTDDKSLYHEAHGVFIHHRDIHGNLENLPSEPRPWFQKWVWWNMESPSNCAKLPGLDNLFNLTSCYRSDSHIPVPYGILVPQTSDVESFQLPTKDKLVCWIVSHWQKGLERIQYYNKLKEHIQIETYGKAFGKNVDVQNYDSILSSCKFYLSFENSQHKDYISEKVFKPMKFGTVPVVLGTSRENCEDHIPGDSFIHVDDFSSPKELAERLLHLGQNTTEYMRYFDWKKRYRIYKSQFGRDHACKACRYLQKNRGYHASHSLTKWFWDQ, encoded by the coding sequence CACAGACCCAGGGCTCAAACCCAAAGCGTTCCCCGGAGCAGCACGTGGAAGCACCTACCGATGGTCCCAAGCGGATCCAGGACGTGGAGGTGGACGCTGAGCCTGATACTCTTCTCTTGATTTGGATGTGGCCATTTGGCTACAAATTCGCACTCACCTGCGATATGTTCAAATATAAAGGATGCCGCATGACCGATGACAAGTCTCTTTACCACGAAGCCCACGGGGTTTTCATCCACCACAGGGACAttcatggaaatctggaaaACTTGCCGAGTGAGCCACGTCCCTGGTTTCAGAAATGGGTTTGGTGGAACATGGAGTCACCTTCAAACTGTGCAAAATTACCCGGACTTGATAACTTGTTCAACTTGACATCCTGTTATCGCTCAGATTCACATATCCCAGTGCCTTATGGGATTTTGGTGCCACAAACCTCTGATGTGGAAAGTTTCCAGCTGCCAACCAAGGACAAGTTGGTCTGTTGGATTGTGAGCCACTGGCAAAAGGGGCTAGAAAGAATTCAGTACTACAACAAACTGAAAGAACACATCCAGATAGAAACCTATGGGAAGGCTTTTGGCAAAAATGTAGATGTTCAAAACTATGACAGCATTCTATCTAGTTGTAAATTCTACCTCTCCTTTGAAAACTCTCAGCACAAAGATTATATCTCAGAGAAGGTATTCAAACCTATGAAATTTGGAACTGTACCCGTAGTTCTTGGCACTTCAAGAGAAAACTGCGAGGATCATATCCCAGGCGACTCTTTCATTCATGTCGATGACTTTTCCTCTCCAAAGGAGCTGGCAGAGAGGCTCCTTCACCTAGGCCAGAATACGACCGAATACATGAGATACTTTGACTGGAAAAAGAGGTATAGAATTTATAAGTCACAGTTCGGCAGAGACCATGCCTGCAAAGCTTGTCGTTACTTACAAAAAAACAGAGGATACCATGCTAGTCATTCTCTTACCAAGTGGTTCTGGGATCAATAG